A genomic segment from Triticum dicoccoides isolate Atlit2015 ecotype Zavitan chromosome 1A, WEW_v2.0, whole genome shotgun sequence encodes:
- the LOC119361608 gene encoding uncharacterized protein LOC119361608, with protein MAVAEAEAEVESYINYLLMDMREAEEAQEEAERRKRGGPGRKIKKRKTETGKSSKAAAAAAAAVPVEMSVSEVGSSPAESDLARTREIVEAATAKILARMKGIVIKEPAKTMTEEDVAAAAVYRAKAEEARRNEDRPEESSALRKWIATGDPEAVKCRKRWIAEDMEALRLKDMDPDEDTSDWRAFEAKEFREFWEYLYPKSFGNFKDNTRIPNMLYTDKRSSGGTAHPIRTLQVFSVKVAGLQDGVHWPLQVFGVVAARDCLDHNRNVIFQRERDNCQMIHKENPYLTLTGPSRAIVVVDPVWFEVALKVKGATESEDKELSYHVDPYYISGSMNSYVFNRVRTSRLSTMELTLGDMVHSVEATISVRVVGGEWPQGFRGVFTATTASIDDEKIKLLGFRDDKLPVAADGSIQLSRSVVSVEDDGQLRVSVMARHLVDRSVRRASGVLAAKTSSRSYAKLEVFSCKMEVTVAWSLLPYWPHYRDMPCPSI; from the exons atggcggtggcggaggcggaggcggaagtGGAGTCCTACATTAACTATCTGTTGATGGATATGAGGGAGGctgaggaggcgcaggaggaggcggagaggaggaagagaggaggccccGGCCGCAAAATCAAGAAACGGAAGACGGAGACGGGAaagagctcaaaggcggcggcggcggcggcggcggcggttccggTGGAGATGAGCGTCAGCGAGGTGGGGAGCAGCCCAGCGGAATCTGATTTGGCGAGGACGAGGGAGATTGTAGAAGCAGCCACGGCCAAGATTCTGGCGCGGATGAAGGGGATCGTCATCAAGGAGCCGGCCAAGACGATGACAGAGGAGGACGTCGCGGCGGCGGCCGTGTACAGAGCCAaggcggaggaggcgcgcaggaacgAGGACCGGCCGGAGGAGTCCAGCGCCCTCCGGAAGTGGATCGCCACGGGAGACCCCGAGGCCGTCAAGTGCCGCAAGAGGTGGATTGCGGAAGACATGGAGGCCCTGAGGCTCAAGGACATGGATCCCGACGAGGATACCTCCGACTGGCGTGCCTTCGAGGCCAAGGAGTTCCGCGAGTTCTGGGAATATCTTTATCCCAAATCCTTCGGAAATTTCAAGGACAACA CGCGTATCCCAAACATGCTTTACACGGACAAGAGGTCGTCAGGTGGCACAGCCCACCCCATAAGAACTCTGCAGGTCTTTTCTGTCAAAGTTGCGGGACTACAAGATGGAGTGCACTGGCCGCTGCAAGTGTTTGGCGTCGTTGCTGCACGAGATTGTTTGGATCATAATCGCAATGTTATCTTCCAGCGCGAAAGGGATAACTGCCAAATGATCCACAAGGAG AATCCGTATCTGACACTGACAGGTCCTAGCCGTGCTATTGTGGTGGTGGATCCTGTGTGGTTTGAGGTTGCATTGAAAGTGAAGGGCGCTACTGAATCTGAGGATAAAGAGTTGAGCTATCACGTCGATCCTTATTATATTTCCGGCTCAATGAATTCCTATGTGTTCAATCGCGTCAGGACTAGCAGGCTCAGCACAATGGAGTTGACATTGGGTGACATGGTTCACTCCGTGGAGGCCACCATCAGTGTTAGAGTGGTTGGCGGGGAGTGGCCACAAGGTTTCCGAGGTGTATTTACCGCTACTACCGCCAGCATAGACGACGAGAAAATCAAGTTGCTTGGTTTCAGAGACGACAAATTGCCTGTTGCAGCTGATGGCTCGATACAGCTCTCACGAAGTGTTGTGTCTGTCGAAGACGACGGGCAGCTGAGAGTCTCTGTCATGGCGCGTCACCTGGTGGATCGATCTGTCAGGCGGGCTTCTGGAGTACTCGCAGCTAAGACATCCTCCAGAAGCTATGCTAAACTTGAAGTTTTCTCTTGTAAGATGGAAGTCACTGTCGCCTGGTCTCTTCTCCCGTACTGGCCACATTACCGTGACATGCCGTGTCCTAGCATATGA